In Drosophila gunungcola strain Sukarami unplaced genomic scaffold, Dgunungcola_SK_2 000069F, whole genome shotgun sequence, one DNA window encodes the following:
- the LOC128264392 gene encoding uncharacterized protein LOC128264392, with protein MDQLKLLKAERSHAKASITRLLTASQDPRAGSPWELDEITVSLDRLNTVWKELALFDEKEGADVSILRKVTDGATEIVRGLDAAGQTNRDCWVIHFILAKIDAETRRKWFEGSRKMESPTVDDLLKFLDRRCEEFELSKSEPDKVFQVGSQQNKAKRSSHALVSTEEGACVKCNSKEHKIFICPKFMDLSVEQRRTFVKAKSLCFNCLKFGHVSRKCESKFTCRTCHNRHHSLLHVEDSTAHAAVTRTHSTDEEQCDLGAPEDTTVTFSNIARVQDTPFAESSYNGSATTTQPQGLRKSALPTALVLVRNAKGSHTSCRVLLDSGSELSYISERCVQALGLARLPSRILVSGTSSIKAETTRGCSALDIQSRISEHTMKVGAHVPSKITSTLARHNINASALKAFDGLDLADSDYQSLAPVDILLGSDCVWTVFTGKKLFDSQGKIIAISTIFGRVITSFVTTGSSSTTTMHTAIDINASLRRFWELEDGNQ; from the exons ATGGATCAATTAAAACTACTGAAGGCAGAAAGAAGCCATGCGAAGGCAAGCATCACGCGTTTGCTAACGGCGTCACAAGATCCACGTGCGGGATCACCCTGGGAACTGGACGAAATAACAGTGTCATTGGATAGGCTCAATACCGTTTGGAAGGAATTGGCCCTTTTCGACGAGAAAGAGGG AGCAGATGTATCAATACTGCGCAAAGTAACAGACGGAGCTACAGAGATTGTACGAGGCTTGGATGCAGCAGGGCAAACAAACAGGGACTGCTGGGTAATTCATTTCATTCTGGCCAAGATTGACGCTGAAACTCGACGCAAGTGGTTTGAGGGCAGCCGTAAAATGGAATCGCCGACTGTGGACGATCTACTCAAGTTTTTAGACCGCCGCTGCGAGGAATTTGAGCTCAGCAAAAGTGAGCCTGACAAAGTCTTCCAAGTTGGCTCAcagcaaaacaaagccaagCGATCATCACACGCCTTGGTATCAACGGAGGAAGGTGCTTGTGTTAAGTGTAACTCCAAGGAGCACAAGATCTTTATTTGCCCAAAGTTTATGGACTTATCAGTCGAGCAGAGACGCACTTTTGTTAAAGCTAAATCCTTGTGCTTTAATTGCTTGAAGTTCGGGCATGTGTCACGCAAGTGTGAATCCAAATTCACATGCAGAACTTGTCACAATCGTCACCACTCTCTACTACACGTAGAAGATTCTACTGCACACGCCGCTGTAACCAGGACACATTCAACGGATGAGGAGCAGTGCGACCTCGGCGCTCCAGAGGATACAACGGTGACATTCAGCAACATTGCTCGTGTACAAGACACTCCATTCGCTGAATCTTCGTACAACGGATCAGCTACTACTACACAGCCACAAGGGTTACGGAAAAGCGCATTGCCCACAGCTCTAGTACTCGTTCGCAACGCCAAAGGATCACACACTTCCTGTCGGGTGCTTTTGGACAGTGGTTCGGAACTCTCATACATCTCCGAGCGATGCGTGCAGGCGCTCGGCCTGGCGCGCTTGCCATCAAGAATTTTGGTGTCGGGAACTTCTTCGATCAAGGCTGAGACAACTAGAGGCTGCAGCGCACTGGATATTCAGTCAAGAATATCAGAACACACAATGAAGGTAGGTGCCCACGTACCCAGCAAAATTACCTCCACGTTGGCAAGACACAATATCAACGCCTCAGCACTTAAGGCGTTCGATGGCTTGGACCTTGCAGATTCTGACTACCAATCGTTGGCGCCAGTAGATATTCTCTTGGGCAGCGATTGTGTTTGGACCGTGTTCACTGGTAAAAAGCTGTTCGACAGCCAGGGGAAGATCATCGCCATTTCGACCATATTTGGAAGGGTCATTACTTCGTTCGTGACTACAGGCTCTTCATCTACAACAACTATGCACACGGCTATTGACATTAATGCATCACTTCGACGCTTTTGGGAGCTGGAGGATGGCAACCAATAG